GTGACCTCAGAGGTCACGtgaaaaaacaatataaataaaacgtttatttttaCACGAAAATTATCTATTGAGCATAATTCGACGAGAGTTTCTCATTGAAGACGGAatcaaattttgctgaaaataaaaaaaaataatgaaaattgtttggcTTTTGGCTGCTTCTTACATTTGTGTCAACTTCCTTCTCTCCACTGTCCTTGGATTTTTGCTTTCTCTGCAACATAGGAAAATATTTAcacttttcatgtttttatgtTTCCAACCTCCTGACAATCGTCTTTAGTGCTAATCATTTTACAAGTACACCCGCGATTCTTATGGGCGTCTCGTGTTCTCGGCGAGCCTGGCGAACGAACCATGTGGAAAATGTTCGGGTTTCGTCTGTTAGACACCTGCTTCACATCCGTTCCATTTTGATTTCTCCACCATGTCCATCCCCAATAAACCAAGCTCGCAACGACTGACAAGGAAAGAACCACTTTTTCGGAACTACGGATTTCCATTCTGCAATCCGATTAGTTATCGCTTATTTTCAATCTCCTCTCACCTTAGAATATTCATTTGAATGattcaaattcagcaaaaatgatagcaatacatttttttaaaaactgaactatactttttttaatcgtttatatttttaaaaacgtttcaCGTTTCTATTTTAATCTTAATTCTACTCTCttctgttcaaaaatatgtatCTAATTACAGAGTGGACACAATGAGTGAGTGTTCCGCGAGTACCAGTCAGTTATCTACTTTCTGTGTAAATGAGATACCATGGAAGTTGGTTCCACAggtaaaaatcttgaaaaccaCTCAGTTTcgacaaaacaaaaatttcagacttgcGACGAATTCAGCGAATACGAGTTCATAGATGAAAAATATAGGTGAGGATCTCTAGATATATatctattaaattttataaccTTTTCAGGCGCCTTTCTGACGTAGAATCGTTTGTCTGGAAGTGGTCGCCGTGTGGAAGATATGGAATTGATCTTCCGGGCGGTCGTGACGTCATTAACCAACAACTACGTGACCGTATGGCTGTATTCGATCTACATACGAACAAATGGACCCTATACACCATGGACCGTGGTGCTTTCGAAATTCCACGAGTTTGCTTTCTCTACTGGGCACGAAACGATATAATCGGCACAATAACCCTTGTAGTAAGTGTCCGATCTACCATACctaatccaaaaaataaaatttcagaaagactATGAAGCAGGACCGGATGATGAAATTCCATTGAAATTCAAGCAATCATTCTTCTACGTATCTCACGAAACACAGACATTAGTGTACTCTGGTTCATGCAAGTACCGTACGAATAAAACAATCGTAGCATCTTATTGGTAccatattttcgaaaatcgacgTGGCGAACCGTTCATTGATCACAATAACTACCTGTGGTTGGTATTCTCAAACGGAGTGGATTCTCTGATTCTTCTTCCATTTATTCCAACTTCAACGTGTTTCAAAGCGAAATGTGTATCATTTGATATGAACGATATCGTCAGTCAATTCACTGGTATTCGCGTATTTCTCGATCCATTTGTATCATCTCACTACGTGCCATGGGTCTACAGAAATGacgttaattttttcattaggATTGATTCGCATTCATTTATCGAGGAGCAAAACCGGGACTATGGTCTAGATCCGCAAATTGATAACCCGGAGACGAAACCGCACAGAGGAGTATTTCAACTTCGTGTGAATTTGAAAGATGTCATCGAAAAGGGCGAAAAAGATGCGATTCATGCAGTTAATCCTGAAACAATAGAGACAAGATTCAATCGAGGTGACATTGAACTATGGCGAAAAATCAGCGATGAGCTCCGTCAAGAACATCAGAGCATAGCACAGCATGGCAAAATGGTTGTAGTACAACGATGGTCACACTTTACTGTTGATATGGGGCTCAGCAAGAAAATGAGAACCGTAGgatatgaaaatattatttgttgatagtttattaatttaatttcagcgTGTTGCCGATTTGGACGCCCGTGATTACTGTTGCAGCCATAAGCCACGTAATTCGTCATTCTGCTGTATTGACTTGGACAGCGAGCGAATCAAGGCTGTGGATGCTCTCATTCTTGGGTACAAattaatctatttttttcctaagtatttttttttcagaactgaCGTGGTTCTTCCCCATCCTAGTGGCTCTGTATTCCTATTTCGATACAAGGAAAATTATGGTAATCCCTCCACCAAATAGACGTTTTCTTCATCGTAATTTTTCAGGGATGAGTTATTGCGAGCTTCCATTCTTCCAGCCACTTTCATTGAAGCTAAAATGTATTCAAGTTCTCAAGGAATCTGTCGAAATCGACCCAAGTTACTATAGAATCAAATGCTGCCTTAAAATGCAAGAAGAACTTGAAAAAGAAACTGCCGAAAATTTGTGCACGATAAATATTcaacaataataatttcaaaaaactaagtAAACCCCCTTATTAGCATGACACTCCCCCCACCCCCTCTGataattattttgtatttatatTCTATAATTcgtaattattatttttaactaataattcctttattttttaaacacattCCCCCGAGTGATCTGATCAccaaatttagaattttaatgatttattAAACCCTCACCCCTAATTTAATACCGCCTGCAATTTTCTGACGCTTCCTGCTATTTGTAATGATattacttttcatttttccacctGTTCAATTTTGTCAATACAGACTTATTCGATTCATTTACGGTACACTTGAGCACGATACATTTGAAACAGGCAATAGATtcgatttaaattttgatgagCGATGAAGAGGAAGGCAACAACGGGAACATAAGCGTGGAGTTGAGAGAAACAgttgctaatttttgaaaacccatatttggaaaataaataataaatttggTTGATGAAAAGCTGCGGATTGGATTTAACACGGACATTGACGGCCTTGGCTCTCTTCCGCGTCTTTAGGAGGATTCATGATAACGatgttggctgaaaaaattaaaataaatcacTAAAATGTTTGATAAGAATCTTACGCTGCTCAGGCGTCTCCTCTTGGACAATTCCTGGAAGTGCCGTAGCGATTTTGCGGAAGAGCTGAAAAGGcttatttttactttaattgtctgaaaattttcagacgaatttcaaaaataagtacCTGTTTGACGTTGTAGCCAGCTTTTGCAGAAGTTTCAATGAACATCACATTCAAATCGCGAGCCTTCTTTTCTCCATCCTCCGTCGAAACTTGTCTGAATTTCTTGTTGTTTGGAATAATTTTAGAGTGCATGTTCGTTACCTTTTATCAGCCAAATCGGTTTTATTTCCGACGAGCACGATAATGACGTCACATCCACGTTCGTTGCGAACATCATCAACCCACTTTGTTGTTTGATGGAAGGAATtggcatctgaaaaattattaaaataatttaaaatctcaGATTCTAGTAGAACTCACTAGTAATATCATACACGACAACGGCAACACTCGAATCACGAATGTAAGATGGAATCAAAGATCGGAAACGTTCCTGGCCAGCGGTATCCCACAATTGAAGGCGAATCTGACAAGGTAATTaatttagtttcaattttctacatGGTATCTTACGGTTCTGTCTTCAAGATACATAGTCTTGCTGAGAAAGTCAATTCCAATGGTGGCTTGATAGGTGTTGTCAAACGAATCATACATGAATCTGGTGATGATAGAAGTTTTTCCCACTgaatataagtttttttgaaactaaaacgGCCCTCGGAATCACTTACCACTCTGTTCGCCGAGAAAAACGAgcttaaactttttgagagCGTTATTTGTGAAATCAGCCATCTgtaactgaaattatttgtttgaaGAGGAATTACAAAACAAGAACAAGGTACATCAAAcgtttcttaaaaaataatatgaaggTTTCCAAATTTGGCTGTTTAAAGATTCCAAGagcaagaaaattaaaaattaaaaaaaaatcggtgagaAACACGAAACTTGGCGTCAAATTGCAGAATTCTGCATTTCTGCGTAAAATTTAGAGACCCGAaggagacccgaagaactcggagGATGTCCAactggggggattaccaactcgggggattggccccgcccacataaccgtggcttgcaatacgcccatttctgcaactgccgcacggttttaaaactgtatttttatcaatagagTGAggattaacaagaaaaaatgattttaaaaccgtgcggcagttgcagaaatgggcgtattgcaagccacggttctgtgggcggggccaatcccccgagttggtaatccccccaattggacatcccccgagttcttcgggtctcaaAACTTAGTGTATTTTAGAGTCGATGCGATTCGTGGGATGAGCTTCGTTCGGAGACACAGGAACGTGAACAAATATATCaagattttaacaatttttagagcggaaactcgaaaaaaaaataaacatgacAGTCAATAGTTTGTTTGCTTAAAAAGTTCTACTTTTTACTCACGTTTCTCAGTTTTGGAACGAAGCCCCGCCTTTAAATTTCTGAGTTTAAAAGGTACCGCCCCCaaacgttgggtctcgttaggtattggtAGCAAAACCGTAAGATTTCACTCGGTTTGAATCATTTTTAGTcttttttgttatgttttcATGTTTAAAGATATTTATGCCAAAATAatgttaataaaataattttcattcgGATATTAATTTTATCTCATATCTCATTAATTTCGACATAAAAATAGAAACTCTTAACATGTTAGGCATAacatagaaaaagaaaaaaaattgaaaacgtttaGTTTACGGTTTTCTACagtacctaacgagacccaaaataTGTGGGCGGAGCGTTTTAATTTGGCGTTGCAGCACGattaaacttttatttcaaaacgcaaatttttttctgttaggAATATGAAACTAAAGAAAAAGtgtttcttatcaaaaatgcATGATGATTACTCATCGATTGTACACGTATATCAATCGATGCACTGAACATGTTCATGAAAGTTTCCGAATAAACTAAtgaattacagaaaaattaacaTGTCGAGAACCTAAGTGTTCGAAGTGGTCCACATGAAATGGCACCCCAAAAGGCGGAAAAGTGCGTGCTCTTGGCGCGGTCGAACGCGGAAAGGAGCAGTAAGAACACGATAAGACGAGGAGACTCAGACAACATTTGAATTGTCGCTTCGATTTCAAAAGCACTTGGGTAGGGGGTCTGGGGACAACCGGACGGCTGTTGCTGACCGAGTGGGACAAGAAACAAAGAGAATGTATGTGTGAGAAGACGCAGACAGTGAAAGTTGTGTGGACATCGAGCACATAACCAAGTGATTGTATAGTTTACTGATAACTTGTTGTGAAAGTTTAGTTATATGGGTCAACATTTTGTATCATACGATGCACCATAACTGAAAAGCCACACTCCTGAAATGTGAGTCTCGTTGgttaaaatcagaaattcaacttttgtgaattttaaactttttttttcgtattttttgttAAGCTATGAATTTTATTGACGAAGTCCTGGAAGAAAATTAATTACCAGGATTCAAGTTGGATGGTTAAATCGCTCAACTCTGAACTGAATTCAATGTgtttattgataaaaaaagatattttattGCCCGTGTGTGTGTTTGTCGGTGAATGCCCTCTTCGCATAAACTTTATCTTTatctaaaatcaattttgagcagttttgaTTTGGAGCTGTTGAGTATCTCCACAGTGAAACACTCCAGCATAATACGAAGTTATCGATAGATAACCTCTCCACTTTATTCATTCCAAAtcaatttattaataaaaaaagtcAACTCTAATTTAGTCATTTTGTGCATCAATAATATTATACATTTCATCAAATATTCTTCGTCTCCGCACTCTTCCAATAGAAGAGAGTCTAACCTCTGAATCCATTCCACGTAGAATTCTATAAGTTTCCACAAATTCGTCAAGTTTTAGATTTGGATTTGAAAGAAGCCATTCTAAATTACAAGAATCATCATATTCTTTTCTCAATTGAACCAATTGTTCATAATATGGTGCAAGCATTTTCGGGAGTTTTTCCaatctctttttctctggAAATCTTTCAGTCCAAACTAGAAAGTATAAAGATGAAGTTAATGGATCTGGTTCATATATCCAAGTTGCCAATTCTCCATCATCTCTTTCCAATTCCAATCCCTTCGTACAATCTATTCGGTGCAATCTATTATCCTTTGAGTATAAAAACTTCTTTTCTCGTTGTTTTGGATCCCATTTATGAGTTTTTAGtccttcaaaatttgcagaaagaGAATCGATATCATTTGGCCATCCAAATCTGACCATTTCCAGTTTGGAGTTTTTGTTGTTAAGCCAGTTTTCAGCGAATACAGTAAGATCCTTCCATCCGAAATAATGCTCATGAAAGTCCACGGAGCAACATGTTAATTGTAGAAGATGATCTCGAGTCATCCAACGAGCACTTGCCAGATGCAAGTTTTCCACGTGAAGAGCCTGAAAATGGTTAATAGGCTCATGGTTAGGCTTTTCAATGAAACTCGTGTGATTTGAGAAGGTACATCCGAAATAGGttactagaaaaaatttagcaaaagaAAACTACTTTAAACTTGAATTAAAGTAAATCTTAAACTGTTTCAGCCCACTTTTCTGTTTAAAataattgccgaaaaatcgcATTACTTTTCCAAATCTCACCttgatttaaaatgttttgtgaagtgttttcaacaaatttttaaagacaaaacatctgaaaaattttcggagtgaaaaaagtttcagcgtatttacaaaattaaaaaaaaatctaaaatctttTTGGCTTTGGCTACTCCTAGACACccgtaataataataatgtgtGCTGAAACTCTTTCCTTGTTAATATCTAAATATTAGTACGcaataacttattttttcaaatcaaaaattacctGTAAAATAGGATATTCATCATCAGTTTCCGGTTCCACCCAAagttttcttctaattttcactcttgagaatattttttccaatacatTTTGAAGCATAATTGAGCCAAGCAATGTG
The nucleotide sequence above comes from Caenorhabditis elegans chromosome III. Encoded proteins:
- the F59B2.15 gene encoding uncharacterized protein (Confirmed by transcript evidence), which gives rise to MNILRMEIRSSEKVVLSLSVVASLVYWGWTWWRNQNGTDVKQVSNRRNPNIFHMVRSPGSPRTRDAHKNRGCTCKMISTKDDCQERKQKSKDSGEKEVDTNQNLIPSSMRNSRRIMLNR
- the zif-1 gene encoding Zinc finger-interacting factor 1 (Confirmed by transcript evidence); translated protein: MSECSASTSQLSTFCVNEIPWKLVPQTCDEFSEYEFIDEKYRRLSDVESFVWKWSPCGRYGIDLPGGRDVINQQLRDRMAVFDLHTNKWTLYTMDRGAFEIPRVCFLYWARNDIIGTITLVKDYEAGPDDEIPLKFKQSFFYVSHETQTLVYSGSCKYRTNKTIVASYWYHIFENRRGEPFIDHNNYLWLVFSNGVDSLILLPFIPTSTCFKAKCVSFDMNDIVSQFTGIRVFLDPFVSSHYVPWVYRNDVNFFIRIDSHSFIEEQNRDYGLDPQIDNPETKPHRGVFQLRVNLKDVIEKGEKDAIHAVNPETIETRFNRGDIELWRKISDELRQEHQSIAQHGKMVVVQRWSHFTVDMGLSKKMRTRVADLDARDYCCSHKPRNSSFCCIDLDSERIKAVDALILGTDVVLPHPSGSVFLFRYKENYGMSYCELPFFQPLSLKLKCIQVLKESVEIDPSYYRIKCCLKMQEELEKETAENLCTINIQQ
- the rab-6.1 gene encoding Ras-related protein rab-6.1 (Confirmed by transcript evidence), which encodes MADFTNNALKKFKLVFLGEQSVGKTSIITRFMYDSFDNTYQATIGIDFLSKTMYLEDRTIRLQLWDTAGQERFRSLIPSYIRDSSVAVVVYDITNANSFHQTTKWVDDVRNERGCDVIIVLVGNKTDLADKRQVSTEDGEKKARDLNVMFIETSAKAGYNVKQLFRKIATALPGIVQEETPEQPNIVIMNPPKDAEESQGRQCPC
- the F59B2.8 gene encoding uncharacterized protein (Confirmed by transcript evidence) — encoded protein: MEFMSSPFPITKLPLVPRCKILKFFDYGDLLDISLCSKRMAQTVRDIHITADLHYLTLGKDNQQSIQIQFKQEQKVIYWDFKLDLVEEEMPERRTVGAIVFEKCRKYSQREIGLFQFSSYHYDIEDSIGEVSKHLFYIFPTSIEIRLSVQFCRTLRNLFSYEHLQNIDVLTLLGSIMLQNVLEKIFSRVKIRRKLWVEPETDDEYPILQALHVENLHLASARWMTRDHLLQLTCCSVDFHEHYFGWKDLTVFAENWLNNKNSKLEMVRFGWPNDIDSLSANFEGLKTHKWDPKQREKKFLYSKDNRLHRIDCTKGLELERDDGELATWIYEPDPLTSSLYFLVWTERFPEKKRLEKLPKMLAPYYEQLVQLRKEYDDSCNLEWLLSNPNLKLDEFVETYRILRGMDSEVRLSSIGRVRRRRIFDEMYNIIDAQND